A region from the Inhella inkyongensis genome encodes:
- a CDS encoding YciI family protein translates to MPRFMIQVRATAMSEAGEFPDDPGLVERMMAFQNEMAQAGVLLDGAGLQPSSQGFRVQYTAQGEPSVIDGPFAEAKELIAGYTLIEVRDRAEALAWARRFPSPFPGMACSIEVRPLFCDVLDETAEEAEARLRAELAQMRAGA, encoded by the coding sequence ATGCCCCGTTTCATGATCCAAGTCCGCGCCACCGCCATGAGCGAGGCCGGCGAATTCCCCGACGACCCCGGCCTGGTGGAACGCATGATGGCCTTCCAAAACGAGATGGCACAGGCCGGTGTGCTGCTCGACGGCGCCGGCCTGCAGCCGTCCAGCCAGGGCTTTCGGGTGCAGTACACGGCCCAGGGTGAGCCCTCGGTCATCGACGGCCCCTTTGCCGAGGCCAAGGAGCTGATCGCCGGCTACACCCTGATCGAGGTGCGCGACCGCGCCGAGGCCCTGGCCTGGGCGCGCCGCTTCCCCTCGCCCTTCCCCGGCATGGCTTGCAGCATCGAGGTGCGGCCGCTGTTCTGCGATGTGCTGGACGAGACCGCCGAAGAGGCCGAGGCCCGGCTGCGCGCCGAGCTGGCGCAGATGCGCGCCGGCGCCTGA
- a CDS encoding VOC family protein, with product MTPRITPYLWFETQAEEAAAFYCSLFPNSRITHRADYPETSPFPERVGQCLMVQFELDGQAFAAFNGGAPMPFTHAISLMVDCESQAELDALYARLTEGGQAEACGWLRDRYGLSWQLVPRRVMQLLQTPSTHAQAFGALMTMEKIDLAAVEAACNPS from the coding sequence GTGACCCCACGCATCACCCCCTACCTCTGGTTCGAAACCCAGGCCGAGGAGGCCGCGGCCTTCTATTGCAGCCTGTTCCCCAACAGCCGCATCACCCACCGCGCCGACTACCCCGAGACCTCGCCTTTCCCCGAGCGTGTGGGCCAGTGCCTGATGGTGCAGTTCGAACTCGACGGCCAGGCCTTTGCCGCCTTCAATGGCGGCGCCCCCATGCCCTTCACCCATGCCATCTCGCTGATGGTGGACTGCGAGTCCCAAGCCGAGCTGGACGCCCTGTACGCTCGGCTCACCGAAGGCGGCCAAGCCGAGGCCTGCGGCTGGCTGCGCGACCGCTACGGCCTGTCCTGGCAGCTGGTGCCGCGCCGGGTGATGCAGCTGCTGCAGACCCCCTCCACCCACGCCCAGGCCTTCGGCGCTCTGATGACGATGGAAAAGATCGATCTGGCTGCCGTCGAGGCCGCCTGCAACCCTAGCTAA
- a CDS encoding YciI family protein: protein MSYALVILEAHGARADRGLEGGQAAYAAMLAFAQQLKERGQLVMTQALSTEQTRVRRSAQGVEVLDGPFTEAKELVGGIFVLQNVDRDQALRIAAECPAAAWATVELRALGPCFT from the coding sequence GTGAGTTACGCCCTAGTGATCTTGGAAGCGCACGGTGCCCGTGCAGACCGTGGGCTGGAGGGCGGCCAGGCCGCCTACGCCGCCATGCTGGCCTTTGCACAGCAGCTGAAGGAGCGTGGCCAGCTCGTCATGACCCAGGCCCTGTCCACCGAACAGACCCGGGTGCGCCGCAGCGCCCAGGGCGTGGAGGTGCTGGACGGCCCCTTCACCGAAGCCAAGGAGCTGGTGGGGGGCATCTTCGTGCTGCAGAACGTGGATCGCGACCAGGCCCTACGGATCGCCGCCGAATGCCCGGCCGCCGCCTGGGCCACGGTGGAGCTGCGGGCGCTGGGGCCCTGCTTCACCTGA
- a CDS encoding NUDIX domain-containing protein, with protein MGTHEVRWRPNVTVAAYIEQDGRLLMVREHTSRDGIRINNAAGHLEAEETPLEAVCREVLEETGHRFEPQAILGFYLSDIRRQGGEVVRFLRIAFVGSVGPREVEQLDEPIIETLWLTPQELRARAAELRSPLILRGLDDYEAGRRFPLDLIWSAE; from the coding sequence ATGGGAACTCACGAAGTGCGCTGGCGTCCGAACGTGACCGTCGCTGCCTACATCGAGCAGGACGGCCGCCTGCTGATGGTGCGCGAGCACACCAGCCGCGATGGCATTCGCATCAATAACGCGGCCGGCCATCTGGAGGCCGAGGAAACGCCACTGGAAGCTGTGTGCCGCGAAGTGCTGGAGGAAACCGGCCACCGCTTCGAGCCCCAGGCCATCCTGGGTTTCTATTTGAGCGACATCCGCCGCCAGGGCGGTGAGGTGGTGCGCTTTCTGCGCATCGCCTTCGTCGGCTCCGTGGGTCCACGAGAGGTCGAACAACTGGATGAGCCCATCATCGAGACCCTCTGGCTGACACCGCAGGAGCTGCGTGCGCGCGCCGCCGAGCTGCGCTCGCCCTTGATCCTGCGCGGCCTGGATGACTATGAGGCCGGGCGGCGCTTCCCGCTGGATCTGATCTGGAGCGCCGAGTGA
- a CDS encoding Re/Si-specific NAD(P)(+) transhydrogenase subunit alpha — MWIGVPRESAAGETRVAVTPETAKKLKAAGHRVCVQRGAGERAACPDAAYEAVGAELVDAATALGAELVLKVQRPDVPELAQMKSGAVLVGMLNPFDAAGLQTMAQAGLTAFALEAAPRTTRAQSMDVLSSQANIAGYKAVMLAATHYPKLFPMMMTAAGTIKAARVVILGVGVAGLQAIATAKRLGAVIEASDVRPAVKEQVESLGAKFIEVPYETDEEREAAQGVGGYAKPMPPSWLARQATEVAKRVAQADIVISTALIPGRPAPTLVSEAMVQSMKPGSVIVDIAAGRGPGGVGGNCPLTVADQTVVTAGGVTIIGETNLPATVAADSSALYARNVLDFLKLVINKEAGFEMPADDDIVTACLMAQGGEVKRK; from the coding sequence ATGTGGATAGGAGTCCCGCGCGAGAGCGCGGCCGGTGAGACCCGTGTGGCGGTGACGCCCGAGACGGCCAAGAAACTCAAGGCCGCTGGCCATCGCGTGTGCGTGCAGCGCGGCGCCGGCGAGCGCGCGGCCTGCCCCGATGCGGCCTATGAAGCCGTGGGCGCCGAGCTGGTGGACGCCGCGACCGCGCTGGGCGCCGAGCTGGTGCTGAAGGTGCAGCGCCCCGACGTGCCTGAGCTGGCGCAGATGAAATCCGGCGCGGTGCTGGTCGGCATGCTCAACCCCTTTGATGCTGCGGGCCTGCAGACGATGGCCCAAGCCGGGCTCACTGCCTTCGCGCTGGAAGCCGCCCCGCGCACCACCCGGGCCCAGAGCATGGACGTGTTGTCCTCGCAAGCCAACATCGCCGGCTACAAGGCCGTGATGCTGGCGGCCACGCATTACCCCAAGCTGTTCCCGATGATGATGACGGCGGCCGGCACCATCAAGGCCGCCCGCGTGGTCATCCTGGGCGTGGGCGTTGCGGGTCTGCAGGCCATCGCCACGGCCAAGCGCCTGGGCGCGGTGATCGAAGCCAGCGACGTGCGCCCGGCGGTGAAGGAACAGGTTGAATCTCTGGGCGCCAAATTCATCGAGGTGCCCTACGAGACCGACGAGGAACGCGAGGCCGCCCAGGGTGTGGGCGGCTACGCCAAACCCATGCCGCCGAGTTGGCTGGCACGCCAGGCCACCGAGGTGGCCAAGCGCGTGGCCCAGGCCGACATCGTGATCAGCACCGCACTGATCCCCGGTCGCCCCGCGCCCACCCTGGTCAGCGAGGCCATGGTGCAGAGCATGAAGCCGGGCTCGGTGATCGTCGACATCGCGGCCGGGCGCGGCCCGGGTGGCGTGGGCGGCAATTGCCCATTGACCGTGGCCGACCAGACCGTGGTCACCGCGGGCGGCGTGACGATCATCGGCGAGACCAATCTGCCCGCCACCGTGGCCGCCGACAGCTCGGCGCTCTACGCCCGCAACGTGCTGGACTTCCTCAAACTCGTCATCAACAAAGAAGCCGGCTTCGAAATGCCGGCTGACGACGACATCGTCACCGCCTGCCTGATGGCCCAGGGCGGTGAAGTGAAGCGCAAGTAA
- a CDS encoding NAD(P) transhydrogenase subunit alpha, whose product MDAVSPGIINLIIFVLAIYVGYHVVWNVTPALHTPLMAVTNAISAIVIVGAMLAAALTETHLGKAMGTLAVALAAVNVFGGFLVTRRMLEMFRKKEKRVEVKP is encoded by the coding sequence ATGGACGCCGTCTCTCCAGGAATCATCAATCTCATCATCTTTGTGCTGGCCATCTATGTGGGCTACCACGTGGTGTGGAACGTCACCCCGGCCCTGCACACGCCGCTGATGGCCGTCACCAACGCCATCTCGGCCATCGTCATCGTCGGCGCCATGCTGGCCGCCGCACTCACCGAGACCCATCTGGGCAAGGCCATGGGCACCCTGGCCGTGGCCCTGGCCGCCGTCAATGTGTTCGGCGGCTTCCTGGTGACGCGGCGGATGCTGGAGATGTTCCGCAAGAAGGAGAAGAGGGTCGAGGTCAAACCATGA
- a CDS encoding NAD(P)(+) transhydrogenase (Re/Si-specific) subunit beta, with protein sequence MSMNLVTLLYLLASICFIQALKGLSHPTTSIRGNVFGMVGMTIAAGTTAALIGTLAKQLGAVNEWFGLSYVMVGLLIGGGLGAYMAAKVEMTKMPELVAFMHSMIGLAAVCIAVAAVAEPYALIPGLARGAPIPMGNRLELALGALIGAITFSGSVIAFGKLSGKYKFRLFQGAPVSFPGQHMLNLVLGVTMLGLTGYFTFTENWMAFAIVCAIAFVLGVLIIIPIGGADMPVVVSMLNSYSGWAAAGIGFSLGNSMLIIAGSLVGSSGAILSYIMCKAMNRSFFSVILGGFGGEAVAAQGAQQQRSVKSGSADDAAFILGNAETVVIVPGYGLAVARAQHAVKELAEKLIHKGITVKYAIHPVAGRMPGHMNVLLAEAEVPYDQVFEMEDINGEFGQVDVAIVLGANDVVNPAAMTKGSPIYGMPILEAYKAKTIIVNKRSMAAGYAGLDNELFYMDKTMMVFGDAKKVVEDMVKAVE encoded by the coding sequence ATGAGCATGAACCTCGTCACCCTGCTGTACCTGCTGGCCAGCATCTGCTTCATCCAGGCCTTGAAGGGCCTGAGTCACCCCACCACCTCCATCCGCGGCAATGTCTTCGGCATGGTGGGCATGACCATCGCGGCCGGCACCACGGCGGCGCTGATCGGCACCCTGGCCAAGCAGCTCGGGGCGGTCAATGAATGGTTTGGCCTGAGCTATGTGATGGTGGGCCTGCTGATCGGCGGCGGCCTGGGCGCCTACATGGCCGCCAAGGTCGAGATGACCAAGATGCCCGAGCTGGTGGCCTTCATGCACAGCATGATCGGCCTGGCGGCGGTGTGCATCGCCGTGGCCGCCGTGGCCGAGCCCTATGCACTGATCCCCGGCCTGGCCCGCGGCGCCCCCATCCCCATGGGCAACCGGCTGGAACTGGCCCTGGGCGCGCTGATCGGTGCCATCACCTTCAGCGGCTCGGTGATCGCGTTCGGCAAGCTCAGCGGCAAGTACAAGTTCCGCCTGTTCCAGGGCGCGCCCGTCAGCTTCCCCGGCCAGCACATGCTGAACCTGGTGCTGGGCGTGACCATGCTGGGCCTGACCGGCTACTTCACCTTCACCGAGAACTGGATGGCCTTTGCCATCGTCTGCGCCATCGCCTTCGTGCTGGGTGTGCTGATCATCATCCCCATCGGCGGCGCCGACATGCCGGTGGTGGTGAGCATGCTCAACAGCTACTCGGGCTGGGCGGCTGCGGGCATCGGCTTCAGCTTGGGCAACAGCATGCTGATCATTGCCGGCAGCCTGGTGGGCTCTTCGGGCGCGATCCTGAGCTACATCATGTGCAAGGCCATGAACCGCTCGTTCTTCAGCGTGATCCTGGGTGGCTTTGGCGGCGAGGCCGTGGCCGCGCAGGGCGCGCAGCAGCAGCGCAGCGTCAAGAGCGGCAGCGCCGACGACGCCGCCTTCATCCTGGGCAATGCCGAGACCGTGGTCATCGTGCCCGGCTACGGCCTGGCCGTAGCGCGCGCCCAGCATGCGGTGAAGGAGCTGGCCGAGAAGCTCATCCACAAGGGCATCACGGTGAAGTACGCCATCCACCCGGTGGCCGGCCGCATGCCCGGCCACATGAACGTGCTGCTGGCCGAGGCCGAAGTGCCCTACGACCAGGTGTTCGAGATGGAGGACATCAACGGCGAGTTCGGCCAGGTGGACGTGGCCATCGTGCTGGGCGCCAACGACGTGGTGAACCCCGCCGCCATGACCAAGGGCAGCCCCATTTACGGCATGCCCATCCTGGAGGCCTACAAAGCCAAGACCATCATCGTCAACAAGCGCTCCATGGCCGCCGGCTACGCCGGCCTGGACAACGAGCTGTTCTACATGGACAAGACCATGATGGTGTTCGGCGACGCGAAGAAGGTCGTCGAGGACATGGTGAAGGCGGTCGAGTAA
- a CDS encoding Fic family protein, whose amino-acid sequence MDHPLRAGRTITQPTGYRAFIPAPLPPDPALQVDGPLLALLSQAERDLGRLDALSTLLPNPDLFVAMYVRHEAVLSSQIEGTQSTLEDVLAFESELVQDSTPKDVEEVVNYIRAMNHGLARLAELPLSLRLLREIHAELMQGVRGGDKSPGEFRSSQNWIGGAGSTLRNAAFIPPPPHELMKALGDLERFLHDSREQLPLLVRCALAHAQFETIHPFLDGNGRVGRLLITLMLCAEGALSRPLLYLSLFLKTHRAEYYDRLTAIRSQGHWEQWVAFFLRGVSQTARAATATARSIMQMREAHRLAVVQNARALALLDRLMVQPNVSAPRAAQWLDCSFPTATKLLIDFESRGWLREVTGFGRNRQWRYQPYLDLFHQEALDGSMSAVLAPAQVTGSAFSGLPPAPST is encoded by the coding sequence ATGGACCATCCGCTTCGCGCCGGGCGCACCATCACCCAGCCCACAGGCTATCGCGCCTTCATCCCGGCGCCGCTGCCCCCCGACCCCGCCTTGCAAGTGGACGGCCCGCTGCTGGCCCTGCTGTCCCAGGCGGAGCGGGACCTCGGTCGCCTAGACGCGCTCTCCACGCTGCTGCCCAACCCCGACCTGTTCGTGGCCATGTATGTGCGCCATGAGGCCGTGCTGTCCTCGCAGATCGAGGGGACGCAGAGCACCTTGGAAGATGTGCTGGCCTTTGAGAGTGAGTTGGTGCAGGACAGTACGCCCAAGGATGTGGAGGAGGTGGTCAATTACATCCGCGCCATGAACCATGGCCTGGCGCGGCTGGCCGAGCTGCCACTCTCGCTGCGCCTGCTGCGCGAAATCCACGCCGAGCTCATGCAGGGCGTGCGCGGGGGCGACAAATCGCCCGGAGAGTTCCGCAGCAGCCAGAACTGGATCGGCGGAGCCGGCAGCACGCTGCGCAACGCTGCGTTCATCCCGCCGCCTCCCCACGAGTTGATGAAGGCCCTGGGCGATCTGGAGCGCTTCCTGCACGACAGCCGCGAACAACTGCCCTTATTGGTGCGCTGCGCGCTGGCCCATGCGCAGTTCGAGACCATTCACCCCTTTTTGGATGGCAATGGCCGTGTGGGTCGCCTGCTCATTACCTTGATGCTCTGTGCGGAGGGCGCGCTATCGCGGCCCTTGCTCTATCTTTCGCTCTTCCTGAAGACCCACCGCGCCGAGTACTACGACCGCCTAACCGCCATTCGCAGCCAGGGCCATTGGGAACAATGGGTGGCGTTTTTTCTGCGCGGCGTCAGCCAGACCGCCAGGGCCGCCACCGCGACCGCCAGAAGCATCATGCAGATGCGCGAGGCACATCGCCTGGCGGTGGTCCAAAACGCCCGTGCCCTGGCCCTGCTGGACCGGCTGATGGTCCAGCCCAATGTCTCGGCCCCGCGCGCCGCGCAATGGCTGGATTGCAGCTTCCCCACCGCCACCAAACTACTCATCGACTTCGAGTCGCGCGGCTGGCTACGCGAAGTCACCGGCTTTGGCCGCAATCGGCAGTGGCGCTATCAGCCCTATCTGGACCTCTTCCACCAGGAGGCGCTGGACGGATCCATGTCAGCGGTGCTGGCGCCGGCCCAAGTGACAGGCAGCGCGTTTTCGGGCCTGCCGCCAGCGCCATCGACCTGA
- a CDS encoding CRISPR-associated endonuclease Cas3'', whose amino-acid sequence MASSQGEPSPKGRLIAHSANSSGKVHGLAEHLHKVAARAAEFSAAWGDPCFARLAGAWHDIGKARPGFQRHIGRDPDAHIEGKVAGAEKTHSAAGALHAQTALAMCLDAQSAELLARPLQYLIAGHHAGLADWQAQEGRVGLAARLASSSAQTEYAEATQGLKEAGQDVAPAPDAQALVAAARAVLGSKDKLARALALRMLFSALVDADFLDTEAHFNDEQAARRGSFQPIAQYSEQLQAHLRAMAERVQAQGQAEHPVMRARSDVLQACLARAEEAPGVFTLTVPTGGGKTLSSLAFALEHARLHGLRRVVYAIPYTSIIEQTASVFADIFGADQVIEHHSQADRAPEAESGASRLACENWDAPLIVTTNVQFFESLFAASTSRCRKLHRLAGSVIVLDEAQMLPPAFLQPILDALRALLTQYRISLVLCTATQPVLTSREAFDPRQSLRGLPAPQPIVDPVPLFAALRRTQIHWPADLNAATELPALGESLQREPSALAILNTRADAMALAQLLPREPTLHLSAALCGAHRAQVVGEIRARLAAGTPLHVISTQLIEAGVDVDFPVVWRALAGLDSIAQAAGRCNREGRRERGAVNVFVRPIPKPLAQLRIAADTTRSLHAEGLPDALAPEAFERYFKAFYARQLLDEKQIVDLLDERSGPMEFSFRTAADRFRLIDDQDQCALLIPLHRLLPGHEALAPLIGKLESGAADRWLLRSVQRYVLSVRQRQVDELLRTRSVKPLACGLYLLDDDTRYDSRFGLMPAERAIDATTMVQ is encoded by the coding sequence ATGGCCAGCAGCCAAGGCGAGCCATCGCCTAAAGGGCGGCTCATCGCCCATAGCGCCAACAGCAGCGGGAAAGTTCACGGTCTGGCGGAGCACTTGCACAAGGTTGCCGCGCGGGCCGCCGAGTTCAGTGCCGCGTGGGGAGATCCCTGCTTTGCCCGGCTTGCCGGTGCCTGGCACGACATCGGCAAGGCACGGCCCGGCTTTCAGCGACACATCGGCCGCGACCCCGACGCCCATATCGAGGGCAAGGTGGCCGGAGCCGAGAAGACTCACTCGGCCGCCGGCGCGCTGCACGCCCAGACAGCGCTGGCGATGTGCTTGGACGCCCAGAGTGCCGAGCTCTTGGCGCGACCGCTGCAGTACCTGATTGCCGGCCACCATGCCGGTTTGGCGGACTGGCAGGCTCAAGAAGGGCGTGTCGGGCTGGCCGCGCGCTTGGCCAGCTCCAGTGCGCAGACGGAATACGCCGAGGCCACTCAAGGTTTGAAGGAGGCGGGGCAAGACGTCGCGCCGGCCCCTGACGCACAAGCCCTGGTCGCCGCAGCGCGCGCCGTCTTGGGTAGCAAGGACAAATTGGCCCGCGCGCTGGCGCTGCGCATGTTGTTCTCTGCCCTGGTGGATGCCGACTTCCTCGACACCGAGGCCCATTTCAATGACGAACAGGCTGCCCGTCGCGGCAGTTTCCAGCCCATTGCCCAGTATTCCGAACAGCTCCAGGCTCATCTGCGCGCCATGGCGGAGCGCGTCCAAGCGCAAGGCCAGGCCGAGCATCCGGTGATGCGCGCGCGCTCCGATGTGCTACAGGCCTGTCTGGCTCGCGCCGAGGAAGCGCCGGGTGTCTTCACGCTCACCGTGCCTACGGGCGGGGGGAAGACTCTGTCTTCGCTGGCCTTCGCGCTCGAACACGCGCGGCTGCACGGCCTGCGCCGCGTTGTCTACGCCATTCCCTACACCAGCATCATTGAGCAAACGGCCTCGGTGTTTGCAGACATCTTTGGCGCCGATCAGGTGATCGAACATCACAGCCAGGCCGACCGCGCACCCGAGGCCGAGTCCGGCGCGTCACGACTGGCCTGCGAGAACTGGGACGCCCCGCTGATCGTCACCACCAATGTGCAGTTCTTTGAGTCGCTGTTTGCCGCCAGCACTTCGCGCTGTCGCAAGCTGCATCGTCTGGCGGGCAGCGTCATCGTGCTGGACGAGGCCCAGATGCTGCCGCCCGCATTCCTGCAGCCCATCCTGGATGCGCTCAGGGCCCTGTTGACCCAGTACCGAATCAGCCTGGTGCTTTGCACCGCCACGCAGCCAGTGCTGACCAGCCGAGAGGCCTTCGACCCACGCCAGAGTCTGCGTGGGCTGCCGGCCCCGCAGCCCATCGTCGACCCCGTGCCGCTGTTCGCGGCCTTGCGTCGCACGCAGATCCACTGGCCCGCCGATCTGAATGCGGCGACCGAACTCCCAGCCCTGGGCGAGAGCCTGCAGCGCGAACCCAGCGCTCTTGCCATTCTCAACACGCGCGCCGATGCCATGGCGCTGGCCCAACTGCTGCCCCGCGAACCCACCTTGCATCTGAGCGCAGCCCTGTGTGGCGCGCACCGCGCCCAGGTCGTGGGCGAAATCCGTGCTCGCCTTGCGGCCGGCACGCCTCTGCATGTGATCAGCACGCAGCTGATCGAGGCCGGTGTGGATGTCGACTTCCCTGTGGTGTGGCGGGCCCTGGCGGGGCTCGACTCCATCGCCCAGGCGGCCGGTCGCTGCAACCGCGAGGGCCGGCGAGAGCGCGGCGCGGTGAATGTCTTTGTGCGCCCCATTCCAAAGCCCTTGGCCCAGCTCCGCATTGCGGCCGACACCACGCGCAGCCTGCATGCCGAGGGTCTGCCCGATGCCCTGGCCCCCGAGGCTTTCGAACGCTACTTCAAGGCCTTCTATGCGCGACAGCTGCTGGACGAAAAGCAGATCGTTGACCTGCTGGACGAGCGCAGCGGCCCCATGGAATTCAGCTTCCGCACGGCGGCCGACCGCTTCCGCCTGATCGACGATCAGGACCAGTGCGCGCTGTTGATCCCGTTGCATCGCTTGCTGCCTGGACATGAGGCGCTGGCGCCACTCATCGGAAAGCTCGAATCCGGAGCGGCCGACCGCTGGTTGCTGCGCAGCGTGCAGCGCTATGTGCTGAGTGTCCGCCAGCGCCAGGTGGATGAGTTGCTGCGTACCCGATCCGTCAAGCCCCTGGCTTGCGGCCTCTACCTCCTGGACGACGACACCCGCTATGACAGCCGCTTCGGACTCATGCCTGCGGAAAGGGCAATTGATGCAACAACCATGGTGCAGTAA
- the cas5c gene encoding type I-C CRISPR-associated protein Cas5c — MNSYCLQVVGDYACFTRPEMKVERVSYDVITPSAARALFETILWKPAIRWRIRRIEVLQPIRWINLRRNEVGAVISTSNVQQAMNAGAGSLALYVEDERQQRAGLFLRDVAYRVHAELDVRTGEPRQKYEEMFQRRAGKGQWVNQPYLGCREFAADVRLVDAAAPGPVPIPETRDLGWMLHDLDFGNSASPQPRFFRAQMQAGVIEVPAFGEAAA; from the coding sequence GTGAATAGCTACTGCCTTCAAGTCGTCGGTGACTACGCCTGCTTCACTCGCCCCGAGATGAAGGTCGAGCGCGTCAGCTACGACGTCATCACCCCCTCGGCCGCCCGCGCGCTCTTCGAGACCATCTTGTGGAAGCCCGCAATCCGATGGCGGATCAGGCGCATCGAAGTGCTTCAGCCCATCCGTTGGATCAATCTGCGCCGCAACGAAGTCGGCGCTGTCATCTCTACCAGCAATGTGCAGCAGGCCATGAATGCCGGGGCGGGCAGCCTGGCCCTCTATGTCGAGGACGAGCGCCAGCAGCGCGCCGGCCTTTTCTTGCGCGACGTGGCCTACCGTGTGCATGCCGAATTGGATGTCCGCACCGGCGAGCCCCGTCAGAAATACGAAGAAATGTTCCAGCGCCGAGCGGGCAAGGGGCAGTGGGTGAACCAGCCCTATCTGGGTTGTCGCGAATTCGCTGCCGATGTGCGCCTGGTGGATGCCGCTGCGCCTGGGCCTGTGCCCATTCCGGAGACGCGCGACCTGGGTTGGATGCTGCACGACCTCGACTTCGGCAACTCGGCCTCGCCCCAGCCACGTTTCTTCCGTGCCCAGATGCAAGCCGGCGTGATCGAGGTGCCGGCCTTTGGGGAGGCGGCCGCATGA
- the cas8c gene encoding type I-C CRISPR-associated protein Cas8c/Csd1 codes for MILQALTQLYERRSRDPDPARRLPAPGLEDKDIPFIVELRPDGSPVQLRDTRRTVGKKPRAQSFLVPQGIKKTSGVAANLLWDTAEYALGVSAKPEAPRLPEQRAAFLARAQALIPHADGDVGLQALLSFLQAPQLDPLRAAPHWDELLQANALVSFELQGDAGQLICQRPAVQAAARTLEASQTPGERAHCLVEGAQRPVARLHGAIKGVWGAQTSGANIVSFNLAAFNSYGKEQGANAPVGDAAVFAYTTALNALLDRDARSCVQVGDASTVFWAEAPHPFDGEFTLADLFGASDNPDRGRDAVRALFRAVQSGQMPKEVGATRFFVLGLSPNAARISVRFWLPALPFAELAPRLVQHFEDIRMARRFDSDPESPSLFRLLTSLAVLGKADNIPPRLAGEWMRAILEGRPLPAGLLNAAVQRCKAERDVPYLRACVIKAWLNRQRPSLPDPHRPPQTFKEALDMDITEPAYRLGRLFATLERIQEQAQPGINATIRDRYYGAASTTPVAVFTTLLRLKNAHLKKLGDGQGAYFEKLIGEVLAPLAEFPRQLTLPEQGQFALGYYHQRQAFFIKKSESNTDQTQGD; via the coding sequence ATGATCCTGCAAGCCCTGACCCAGCTCTACGAGCGACGCAGCCGCGACCCGGATCCGGCCCGACGCCTGCCCGCGCCCGGCCTGGAAGACAAGGACATCCCCTTCATCGTCGAGCTGCGACCCGATGGCAGTCCGGTGCAGTTGCGGGACACCCGGCGCACCGTGGGCAAAAAGCCGCGCGCCCAAAGCTTTCTGGTGCCGCAGGGCATCAAGAAGACCTCTGGTGTGGCGGCCAACCTGCTGTGGGACACCGCCGAATACGCCCTGGGGGTCAGCGCCAAGCCCGAGGCCCCGCGCCTGCCCGAACAAAGGGCAGCCTTTCTCGCCCGTGCCCAGGCCTTGATTCCCCACGCCGATGGAGATGTGGGCCTGCAAGCGCTGCTGAGTTTTCTGCAGGCCCCTCAATTGGACCCGTTGCGCGCTGCGCCGCATTGGGACGAATTGCTGCAAGCCAATGCCTTGGTGAGCTTCGAACTGCAGGGCGATGCGGGGCAGCTGATTTGCCAGCGGCCGGCCGTACAGGCTGCGGCTCGAACGCTGGAGGCCAGCCAGACCCCGGGCGAACGAGCCCACTGCCTGGTCGAAGGGGCGCAGCGCCCTGTGGCCCGACTGCATGGCGCCATCAAAGGCGTGTGGGGGGCCCAGACTTCGGGCGCCAACATCGTGTCCTTCAACCTGGCCGCCTTCAACTCCTATGGCAAGGAGCAAGGGGCCAACGCCCCGGTGGGCGACGCGGCGGTCTTCGCCTACACCACCGCACTGAATGCCTTGCTGGATCGGGATGCACGCTCCTGTGTTCAGGTGGGAGACGCCTCGACGGTGTTCTGGGCCGAAGCCCCGCACCCCTTTGATGGCGAATTCACCCTTGCCGACCTCTTTGGCGCCAGCGACAACCCGGATCGAGGCCGCGATGCGGTGCGGGCTCTGTTCAGAGCGGTGCAGTCCGGCCAGATGCCCAAGGAAGTCGGGGCCACCCGCTTCTTTGTGCTCGGCCTCTCGCCCAACGCCGCACGCATCAGCGTGCGCTTTTGGTTGCCCGCACTGCCCTTCGCCGAACTGGCGCCACGCCTGGTGCAGCACTTTGAAGACATCCGCATGGCGCGGCGCTTTGATTCGGATCCGGAGTCACCGTCGCTGTTTCGCCTGCTGACCAGCCTGGCCGTTCTGGGCAAGGCCGACAACATCCCGCCTCGGCTGGCCGGCGAATGGATGCGCGCCATTCTGGAAGGGCGCCCCCTGCCCGCCGGCCTGCTGAACGCCGCTGTCCAGCGCTGCAAGGCCGAACGCGATGTGCCCTATCTGCGCGCCTGCGTCATCAAGGCCTGGCTCAACCGCCAGCGCCCATCCCTTCCTGACCCCCACCGTCCGCCACAAACATTCAAGGAGGCCCTGGACATGGACATCACCGAACCGGCCTACCGGCTGGGCCGGCTCTTCGCCACCCTGGAACGCATCCAGGAGCAGGCGCAGCCCGGCATCAACGCCACCATCCGCGATCGCTACTACGGCGCCGCGTCCACCACACCGGTGGCGGTCTTCACCACCTTGCTGCGGCTCAAGAACGCCCATCTGAAAAAGCTGGGCGACGGCCAGGGCGCCTACTTTGAGAAGCTGATCGGCGAGGTTCTGGCGCCCCTGGCCGAATTCCCACGCCAACTCACGCTGCCCGAGCAAGGCCAGTTCGCCCTGGGCTACTACCACCAGCGCCAAGCTTTCTTCATCAAGAAGTCCGAATCCAACACCGATCAAACCCAGGGAGATTGA